The region CAGTTCATGTGAAAGTGCAGCGAGAAAATCGTCCTTCGCCTGACTGGCTTTCTCTGCCTGTTCTTTGGCCTCACGTAGCGCTTGCTCGGCTTGCTGGCGTTCGGTGATGTCACGGATAAAGCCCACAAACAGGGGCGGCTCGGCATCGGTGACTGCATTGATGCTAAGTTCGACAGGAAACTCCGTGCCGTCCTGTCGCAGAGCTGGGAGCTCCAGGCGCTTGCCGAGAACGGGACCACTGCCCGTGAGAAGGTAATTTTTTAAACCCTGATTGTGGGCGAAGCGAAGTCGCTCAGGGATAATGTGGTCTGCCAGGGGACGACCGAGGATCTGGTCGCGCCGCCAGCCAAAGATACGTTCTGCGGCCAGATTCCAGTCCACCACACAGCCATGCATATCCATGAGCAAAACGCCATCTAAGGAGGTGGCCAGGATGGAGCGACTGCGCAATTCTTCTTCATGCAGGGCAGACTTTGCGCGTTGGGCGCGGGCCTCTTGGATGTCCACCGCGCGGCTGGCGGAGACAATGAGTGCGTAGAGGAGAATGAGCCCGCCGAAAAGCATCAATGCGGTGCCTTCACCAGGGGCGACGTAGCCATAGGCACGAGCTTTCCCGATGCCGCTGGCTAGGAGGATGAGTGAGGCGGTCGCTCCAGGTAACAGCCAGCGTAGCAGGATGCCTCCTGCGCCCTGAGATAGGATGCGGCGCACTGGTTGGCGTTCACCTCGCACTGCCAATATCCCGACGGCCAACAGCACCAGGGCCATGGCTGTGTGCAAGAGCATGTTGGTGGACTTCAGGAGACCTGTGAAACCACCTGCACCTGAAAGATAACCTACGAGGCCTAAGCAGGCTGGTAGGGCTGAGATCACGGCCAAAATAGGAGCCGTGAAAACGCGACGTGGTCTGCGAATATCGACCGATACATCAAGCCCCGCTAAAGCGAGACCCACAAAAAACAATGAAAGGGCTGCATTCAAGCTCATGCGCCCTGGCGCAACGACGAAAGCGTCGGCTTTGTCCCCTGGAAAAGAGGCTTCTGCAATAAGGGTATCTATCCCCAAATTTAATCCGGTTAAATACTCAAGGGATGTTATTCCTCCGATAAGGGCGGGTATCATCCCAAGCAGGCTGGCGAGCCATTGGGCTCCCGTCAGCCTTCCACTGCGACCTGCACGGTGCCAGATGAACAATGAAAGTGCGGCTGAAGTGAGTGCAAAGCTGGTATTTGCCCGCATGATCATCATGCCTGGCCAGTCTGCAATGAACTGAAGCGACGGGATGAACCAAAGAGCTAAGTTGCTGGTAGCGATACCTAAAACGATGAGACTGGCAGCATAGACAATGACACCACAAATCCGTCCGGCGAGCGGTAGCGGGAAGTCAGCCCTGGGAGCTGACGATGTCAAAAGCGGCGAATGAGTCACAAGGCAAGTCAACAGAGCTTCCCTTACAATGGCTCCTTGTCCAAACCGGATTTAGAGAATCTACGTTCATCTCTCTGTAAAATCGTGCTAAATGCGATCTTTTGCCCTTTCTTTGACCAATTAGTGAACTGAAGATGCCTCTACGGGTGAGCCAAGAGTTTCGACCCAGTGTTGGATGAAAAATTTCTTTTCGTCAGGAAGTAGGTTTTTAGAGCTGCCGATGATGGGGCGCAAAGAAGTGGACATCTGCAAGGTGACGATGATGAAAATGGTGAGCCAGGTCTTCAGGTAAGCTGAGGATTGCATGCCTAAAACTGAGGCCGTTTGTAAAAGCAAACGTGAGCCAAAGTAGAGGCCGATGACCCAGAAGATGAGGCCTAGAAAGCCCATGAAGGCCAATGAATCTGTGGAAGTGCTGAAGACCCAGATGACCGGAGCAAAACCCAGAAGTAAAAGTCCTGCTAAAGAGATCGCTGTGAGTAAAACGGTGGTGATTTGGCTGAGGCGCGCATCCAGCCCGTCTAAGGCGCTAAAGATGTAAAGGCTGGGCAGACAGATGAGCATGGCGATGCAGATTCCCAAGGTGACCTTGAGCGGGGCTGCCCAGAGCTGCATGCCGCCAGAGAAACTGCCTAACAAAAAGCCAAAGACACTGAACGAGATCAGGGTGCTGAGCAGTAAGCGCAGTGGCACTTGTAATTGACCATTTTGGCAGGCATGCAGGATGCGCCCAGGGTATTTAAGCAAATGTTCAGTGACACTCAAAAGAGTGATGGGAACTTGCATAGGCTCCACTAGGATTGAGGAGGTGGCTTTAGCAACAGGTATGGATGAGGAGGGCGGTGGGGTTTCGGTGTTCATGATGTGAGTCATTTTATTTTCGGGAAGTGAAGTGCCTGCCAAAGCAAAAGACAGCGCGGGTGAAGGCCCAGCAGGTGAGCAGGAGACAAATCCACACAAAAAGGCTGCCTAGGACGCCCTCGGGGACTGAGGCTAGGGCCAGTTTGGTCACAGATTCGTAAAAGCTGCCATCGAAGGGGGCTGGCCGTAAAAACTGGACGGGCAGATCTGGGTTTCCGAAAAAGGGGCGTAGGTTATAGGATAGTTGTGCTCCGACAAAAAGATTTCCTGCCAGCCACGCGATCAGTGTGCGCCAGCCAGTCGCCGCATCGCCTGAAAAGACTTGAATGAGTCTAAGTAACTTATGGTTAGCCACAATGCCTGCAAACGCGATGATCGCCGTGTGGGTGAGCAGGATGGTACGGTACCAAGCCTCTGTTCCGGGTTCTCCAGGGCTTGGTGCATCCAACACGACGCCGATAGCTATGGGGCTGAGAGAGCCGACAATCAGACTGAAAATGGCAAAGCTCATCAAACAAGCGTGCAAGGTCTGGCGGAAAGATAAGCCGG is a window of Prosthecobacter dejongeii DNA encoding:
- a CDS encoding PAS domain S-box protein; this translates as MTSSAPRADFPLPLAGRICGVIVYAASLIVLGIATSNLALWFIPSLQFIADWPGMMIMRANTSFALTSAALSLFIWHRAGRSGRLTGAQWLASLLGMIPALIGGITSLEYLTGLNLGIDTLIAEASFPGDKADAFVVAPGRMSLNAALSLFFVGLALAGLDVSVDIRRPRRVFTAPILAVISALPACLGLVGYLSGAGGFTGLLKSTNMLLHTAMALVLLAVGILAVRGERQPVRRILSQGAGGILLRWLLPGATASLILLASGIGKARAYGYVAPGEGTALMLFGGLILLYALIVSASRAVDIQEARAQRAKSALHEEELRSRSILATSLDGVLLMDMHGCVVDWNLAAERIFGWRRDQILGRPLADHIIPERLRFAHNQGLKNYLLTGSGPVLGKRLELPALRQDGTEFPVELSINAVTDAEPPLFVGFIRDITERQQAEQALREAKEQAEKASQAKDDFLAALSHELRTPLTPVLLSSSVLSEDLRLPEDVRRTVAMIERHVTLEARLIDDLLDLTRISRGKLHLRLEKCDLNTLIRHAVEIIQEDATRKNLTLNLQLSPSDAALAGDSARLQQVFWNLLKNAVKFTPASGSITLISRPDDHQKGYMVTVQDTGVGFEPASAGQLFLPFEQEKPSTQHQFGGLGLGLAIAKAIVTLHGGEIHAFSAGAGHGATFTVRLPFGNLPDETTLTPASAHESLTEKQSLYILLVEDHEHTRQVLAHLLQRAGHRVICAGNVQEALEIASSAATKPNILISDLGLPDGTGLDLMLQLRSRGFTLPGIALSGYGMEEDHVRTREVGFACHLVKPVKFEQLTQALASLQNSLAVMD